Part of the Aptenodytes patagonicus chromosome 14, bAptPat1.pri.cur, whole genome shotgun sequence genome, GCCCTAAGTTTTAGACCCAGCTCCTGTGCTGTCTCAGTCTTTCATGATTACCATTATACATCCCTTGCACAATACTGAGAGGTTACTAAAGTAAAGGTAGTATGTTTAATGCAGCTGAGAAAAATTCCATCCCATCTCTTAGGAAGAACAAGCTATTTCTTTCACCTCAGAGAAGCtgttaaaaattatgcttttgaCAAACAAGTGCACAGAAACTATCACACTGTGCATGTGTGTTGTACTGCATGCATCAGTGTTTCAGTCAGCAAGCACCCCATACCATGTCGACTGAATGGGACAAGGGTGACATTAAGTAGAAAGCAACTGTGAATTAAAATACCAACAGATAGCAATGTGTGCAGGAGACCTTTGGCTGTACAGTATGTTTTTATGGAATGTCCAGAACTGAATACTTAACTCTGcaatgaattattttccttttaacatttttttttgtaacatcCCAACATTTCTCAGAGATCTGAACACAAAAAGCTGGCAAAGAAGGGGAAAGCGGTACTCAAGAAAGGAATCAGCAGCTGGTCTCTCCACAGAGGAGTTTTCATTCACTCAACTAGGGTTATTTCTTGCATTGCACCAGAAATGTATCAAATCtttcaatataaaataaattgtatgaaTCAGGGATTCCCTATTCTACCTCCCTTACAGGAATTTCCATGTCTGGAATGAAAGCTGGTTCATTAGAAGAGATCTTGGCTCTTTTTATGATGGATGGCAGGTTCTGGATGCAACACCCCAGGAAAGAAGCAAAGGTAACACTGTGGTAAATATAAAAAGCTGTAGATATTGTTACTCCTAAAGATTGCTGCTGAAATTTCAGGACAACTCTCTTCTATCTACTCCCTGTAGATGTAGCATTAATTCAGGTGCACAAGAAAAGCAATACCCACATCAGACTCCAGTAGGTTGCTTTTCTGTCAGCCTCTGGATTGCCTACCAGCATgcaaattcttactttttttgaTCCTCTGCCTCCACAAAAGCCAGCACATCTTAAGTTCGCTTATCTCACCCTAGCTTGTCTTAGCTCCTAACATTACACAGATTCATAAAATGTCAAATAATAgctaaggttggaagggacctttagagttTGTTTactccaaccccctgctcagcaCAGGGTCAATTAGAACAGGTTTCTCAGGGCTGTGTCCCAGTTGGATTTTGAATATTTCATAGGATGGAGACTCTCTGGGAAAACTGTTGCAGAGTTTGGCCACCCTCatagaaaaagtttttttcttatgtttaaatggaattttctgtgtttcaatttgtgcccgcTGCCACTTGTCCTTTCACTGGCTATCACCGAGGAGAATCTGATTCTGTCCTCTTTACACcttcccatcagatatttatacacattggtaagattccccctgagccttcccttctccaggttgaacagttCCGGTTCTCATCTCTTAATCATTTTTCTGGCCCTTTGCAGCATTTGCTCCCATatgtccatatctttcttgtacaaggagcccagaactggacacggcACTCCAGATGTGCTCACCAGTGCTGCGTAGAAGGAAAGGATCAtgtcccttgacctgctggcaatggtCTTCCTGATGCAGCCTTGGATGTTGGCCTtccttgctgcaagggcacattgctggcatTAGACACATTTGCTGGCTTGCATTGGGCAGATTTAGcagcaaaacaaactaaaaacccTTTTAGTAAGATGCTAAGTAAAGATTTTAGAGCTTATAGTCACAGGGTTGAACCAAAGAGcttacaacagaaaataaaatatgcccCATGACTCTACCCTATATAGAGGGGTAGGAGTGACTACCTCTCCCTCTCAGCATGAGGATTTGTGTTCTTTCACAATAGGCAGTCACTTAACTTCTCCCTGTCTCTAATATAGGCATATATCAGTGTGGTCCTGCCTCCACCAGAGCCATTAAAGAAGGGGATGTGAACCTGGATTATGACAGCTCATTTGTGTTTGCAGCAGTGAATGCTGACTACGTTACTTGGATTTGCTAtagcaacaaaagaaaagagagaatttatTCTGATACTAGGAAGATTGGAAAATTTATCAGCACCAAAGCAGTGGGCACCAACTCCCGTGTGGATGTCACTGCTAATTACAAATATCCAGAAGGTAAATTCTTTGTTACAGTTGTCTTGCCACTGATGTTCAGAAGTTAAAAGAATTTAGGCCTTCGTTGGATCGAGCACTGACTTAATTTCTTTACTTCTTCTGGAGCAAAGTAATTGTGAATTTTCAAAGTCTTAGGGCTCATTGTCAGCTGATAGTGATTCAATATGGCCTTTGTGGCCCTTGATGAAATACTAATGTATTCAATACAAAGTCAAAGCTACTTCTGTAAAACATTCTGTCCCAGCTGTTCTGATCAGCTGGTGAGAATATTTCTGTTATGACATGCAGCAATAGCCATTCTGGAGAGTTGTTTGGGGACAGTTTCTGCAAAATGATTTTCCACCCTTCTTAATTTCAGAGGAGATGCCAATTGCCCCAGCTTATGCAGAACTGAGCTCTCCCAGGAGTTATCTTTCTACTGCTCACAGCTTCTAAGAGGTGCCCATGAACAGCCAGCTAAAGCTGACAGGCAGGTTTTACTTTCCAGCCTTCATGGCCATGtatattcatttgcttttgtgtCAAAATTAGCATTTAGGTTAGACCTCACTTTCTCCTCTTGTGTATCTTTGCCCTCCTCAGCTTTCCTAAACTCTATTTACTGAGAGCAATTATGGCTCCATTGCACTATATCCAGTATGCGTGAGATCTCTGACCATGCTATCTTTCAAAGCAGGATCCTTGAAAGAAAGGCAGGTGTATAAAAAAGCACTGAAGCTGCTTCGTGTGAGAAGCACtggaaaaacaaccaaaattaCAAGACCTAGAAGACGATCTTCAGCAGCATGGAGACAAAATATGACACAGCCTGCACAAAAACCCAGTATCTCAGGGAAGCTGATCCTTGATGCATCTCCGATAATTGGCCAGGATATCCTCCTTACCTTGGCACTCAGGAACTTGATCTCAGATTTCAAGACCATAAAGGTTAAACTGAGGGCTTCAGCCATTCTCTACACAAGAAAACCAAAGGCAGAGATTTTGCAGTTGTCTAGGTCTATTAAACTTGGATCTGAAGAaggtaattttaattttattacaggTTAGGACAAGACATAGCTTTGGTTTGTGGCCAAATCACATAGAAATAATGAATGGCTCAAGAAGTGCATGACCTGCAAACAGTTGGAGGTTAAGGCTATTCAGGGGAAGAGAAACATATATATTTGCCCTATCTTAAGCATTTGCTTTTGGGCACTGACATAAAGGATACTGAGCTGGGTGACCTTTTGTCTGACCCAGCACAGCCACTATTAATTCTACATTATGACCTTTTTTTCTAAGAGAGAACTAAGAGACATACACCAGAGACTACTCGGCTACCAGCTCCCCATAAGCAAACTATAAAGACAGATTAAAGGGGGAAACGTAAGCCTACATCTTTTGCAGCAGTAGGACAGTAACTATAGACTGCTGCAAGAGCTACACTACCTGCAGATAGTGGCCTTTGCCCTTTATAGGGACAGTGCTGAAAAATGAGACGTGTAGCACAGATGAATATAACTACCCTCTCAAGCTAATACACAACACATAACTCTTTGCACTGTTCCAGCAGTAGATGAACATTTTTTCTCAATATACTGAGATCCATTGCCTTCCTCACTGGCACAGAGACTCTGACTGTGCACCCTCTTTAAGGCAAAGGCTGAACAGCTGCATCAGCAAGGGCATTTAAATCAACCCATCATTTCACTTCTGCCTTCTTTGCAAGGAAGGAGCATTAAATGCCCAGATTCAGATACATGAAAAAAACACTAGCAGGGGTTGCCACTTATATCCATTCTCAGAACTGTCCAGCTACCAAACTGTACCTGATCATTTAGTGTTTGATGTGAATGTAAGTAGAAGTCACCTATGAGCATCATTCCTGTCTATTGGCTGTCAACACCCACAAATGGACAGCCCCAGGGCGATAGCATCCTTGTTCCTTAAATTACAGATATATTACAGATAGCTGGTACTTAgacacagaaaaaagaagagagggaaattCTGGTTCTATTTCCATTCCAGTGAAAGAGATTTCATTCAAGATCTCCTATTCCCAGTACAAAAACTCTCTGATGGATGACAGGAAGATCCTAGTGACTGCTGTGTGTGACACCAAACAGGAAGCCTCGCTTCTAGTGGAGAAGGATATTGTACTTCAGGATCCTTTTCTCACCATCAAGGTAAAAGCTAGTCCCCTTTGTGTCCCTAGAGAGACGTGTTGAGAAGAAGCAACTAGAATCCTTACTCCATCTTCTCCTCGTGGGAAGGAGTGCGGAAAGTGGAATCATGCCTGAGGGTGATTTGATCTTGTTGCTCTAGTAATAGGCCACATGACACAAGTGAAATGAAATACActaagaaaaagcaaacctttcCAAGGCATAGCTGTGCTATGGTATTCTTGCCAGTGCTTGTTGACATGGCACTGATAAAGTTCTCAGTGTTACGGGGGTTACAAGGTAAGATTATCtcgagagacagacagacagacagagagaaacagagagacagagagatctAGTCCATATCTAGGCCTCCGCTTTTGTCAGGGAAGTCTGATCATTCTCTTCCAGTTTATTTAGGAAGCCTGACTTTTACCAAAGACATCTTCACTGACTAGCTGATAATGCCTGGGGCTGTGAGGCTCGTTATTACTAATACTCAAGGAAGTTCTTTCACCTTATTAGGAAAAGTGGCACTTTTCACCTTCTGTAATGTCTTCCCAAATGATTAATAATTAGAAccagaggcttttttttccccacttaagaCTGACTTCTGACAAATGTTGTACAATGGGTAAAAAGCAATTCTTAGTCTACAGGAAAGACCACGCATTATGTCTGCTTGGGGACAGTCCTGGGTTTGCATGGCCCATCACATCCACATAAACCAGCTTAACTTGTTTTGGACAGTTCAGCACATTCACATGCTGTATCAGACATGGGATGAAATGCTATCTGCCTACTGTACTGTAAACAACATAGAGGGAGTATGATAATTCACAGAGTCTTTCAGAGCCTCCAGACTAGATTAGCCATCCCAAACCACTCTGTCAGTagcaaacaggaaaagcaagatTACACACAGGAATAAAAAGTTTGGATTTTTGTAGGTCTGGCGATTTCCGAATACCAAGTTATAGTGAGACTTTGTAAAAAGCCTTCTGTGCTGTATCATGCAAATAACAGAGTCAGCTTATATAGGGCAGGCACCTGAATTAAATTACTTCAATTCAGTGACTACATTTCAAGAAGGGTTTATGTTTCCGTGGATTGAAACTTCTGTGTAAACATACAGTCAATAATAGAGAAATGCAATTGGGGTGCTGGACTTCTCCATTATGTTGATTAATATTACATTATCTACAAAGATAACCAAATATGCCAATTCCACTTTATCTCAGTCAAAATAAGGTAATTAATGTTTATTTGCTACTTGGCATTCTATTTTTTTTGCCCGAGATGCCACAATTCACCTCTGTCTCACACCTCCAATGTTTTCTAATCCAAAACCTTTCATTCAGCCTAACTAAAGCTAATTTGACTTAAGATGCCTACAGTAGTTAGCCATACATGCCAAGTTAATACTTGTATTCTCATTCTGTTCTCACTGTGATAAATATCATACACTGTGTTACACATAACACCATACACTGACCTAGTTAAAAAGCTGGGACTAAATGGTAGATTCTACAGTAGTGTGTTCTTTCTCAGCCACACTGGATGGCTGATTCAAGCCTGAACTCTGATGCCCAAAAATATGTACATGTATTAATTCCTGGCTTGTTCCTGTCCAGGAGATCCTAACAGGGTAAGTGGTTTGCAATGGGAATGAAAAGAGAAAACCATGAGGAAGAAGTGAGAATAATGCCATGGCTGAGcagaatgttttctctctctAGGTCCTTGGTCCAACAGTGGTATACAAGGCTGTTAATGTGCAGGTCACATTTACCAACCCACTGTCTGAAGTGGTGACAGACTGTGTGCTGAGAGCAGAAGGTAGTGGCCTGCTCAAAGAGCAACTCAGAATCAAGTACGTAAATGCTATCTGGTTAATAACTCATTCACTTTGGTGGGAAATCTGGAATAAAAGTGGGGTTTTTAAAAAGATTCTGTCAACCTCATGACTTTTGTTTGCACCAACCTTGGACAAAATACCATCATGTCAGCACTCGCCATATACTAGTTGGAGTTTTTTATACCTCCTTTGCCAAGCTTTGAATTACAGAATGCTCAGGGAGCAGAGATATGGCCTGCTTTTAATGACAGCGTGTAACTCAGAGTGCTGTTGTTAGTGACTGAATTATATAAAGGGCAAaaacttaaaaatctttcttctttttgtagtttgcaaaaggaaaaccaaacaatCCTTGAAGGGTAAGAGAGAAAGCGATGataacttttttccttcagatattAAATTACTAAAGAGCCAGGACATACACTGTAATGAAATGTCTTAAAAATGTGTCCACTGATATCATACCAATAAGAAATTGTTCTCTCATCTCCTccatggtttttattttaaaaacatttttaaaagtctccAAAATATTTATGCTGGGGGAGTTAGCACCAAGAAACtgtgagaggaaaacaaaaaaagatagcAAAAGATGGATAATGATGTGAATCACTAAGGTTTTATTTATATCGAATACAAAGTTCAGGTCTAGATCCTGACCTCGAATCTTAACTTGCCTTACCAGAATCAGTATCGCTCAGCTTCAGTACCTCCTTAGAGCAAAGAGGCCCTTTTCCCACACTCTTTCTATTTCCTGGTGCTACTATCAGTCTCCTTGTGTTGGACAGCCAAGAGTAATTTCTAACTATGGACATAAAATCAACAAGTAATTACATTTACCACACCAAAATACAGCATGAGCATATCTAGAGTACTATAAATGTTGTGAGTGTTGAGGGTAATACATACAGTTGGATTTGAGCTCTTCTAAAGATAACCTTTCTGATCATTCCTCAGGCGCTCAGTACATTTTGACCTCATGATACAACCCCTAATTCTCTATCACAGGTTGAGAACTGCAACTGTTCCACCACATCCATTACAGCTTGATTAGTTCTTCAAGGATAGTGGTGTGGGGGCTGCAAACATGGAAGGTTATGTCCTGTGCTAGGAGCATACAAACACAGCAGCCACTTACTCTGACTCTTCCTTTCCATGCTGTCTTAGATCTGGGGACTCTTAAGAATACATAGCAAGAATTTTTCAGCTGCTTGAACTTAGGAATGTATTCTCTCTTTTAGTGTCGCAAGAATGGCTCCCATGGAGAGCTCAACAGTCCAATTTGAAATCATTCCCTACAAGAGTGGCACCAGGCAGCTTCAGGTGGACTTGGTTTGCATCCATTTTTCAGACATTAAGGGATTTGTGATGCTTGATGTGGCTCCTGCTCAGTGATATCACCTGTACATCAGTTCAGTTTTGTCTCTGTTTATGAGACTGGTGCAGTGTTCATACGTTATTATGACCGGGAGAACAGAAATGTAGACTACTCAGCCAAAGTGAAGTGATGTAATATGAACGGAAATTAATAAAAAGGTACTACACACTATACTGTTTTCATTCTCTAACCTGTTTCATGGACCTTCATGAATAGAATTACTAGTGGaaataattatataatttaaCTTGAAGGAGAGGATCAAGTATGCTGGCTTTCACCATTAGAGCCTGTAGCAATGATAGCAGATACATTTCCAAGGAACACCATTTAAAATCACTGGTTTCGTAAGCTTCATTgaatataatttaattatattCACTAAATATAAGTTTTATTCAGTAATAGCCAAAGTACTATCCAAGTAGCTGACATAATTCAATTCTAGAATTAAATTTATCATTTAATCTAATTACTAGAAGGAAAATACAGCAATAAGATATGGCAGTGTTACAATAGAACTCTCTTCTTATGACTGGAAAAATGAGAagctattaaataaataatactcTTTAATTCATAGTTTCCCTATTCAGATAATGATTTAATCATGTgataaattataaataatgaaatattcgGCAAAGAAAGGACTGGGCATAACAGTACAAAAGCAGATAAAAGAAACATGTCCTTGACTAAGGAGTGGCAAACACTGGAGCATCTGAAATAATAACAGGCTGGAATAGCTGTTCCTGAAAACAGGAATGAAGCAGAACATCATTAAACAGTAAATAGACAATCTGTCATCTGGACTAAGACacatttatttacacacacagcTCCTCACACATGCACCACTGTCTCAAAATGCCCAGAGTTCTTTCTGGATGAactaaatgaatgaatgaaactTCTCCAAAGATAAAAGGATAAATCATTACCACAGCCAACCTGACTGAGACCAAACCACATTACATTTCTGTCACTGATACGCTATAGTTAAGCACTATGCTAATTTTCATGTATACACATCTTACAAATTCACCTCCTCATACAGCCTCAGTTATCACTTACTTCAGTTggcttttccaggaaaaaaagaaaagcatttggcttttgagaggggggaaaaagtatttAACAAGGAAAATATACTGTAAGAGATGTCTTATAGCCCCTATACTATGGGTTCAACCCCAAATCTTGTTCAATTGGCTACATCTCTACAATCACCCTCTCCCAAAGAAGCTTCTGGATAGTAAATTTggcattttaatgtaaaattgtATTTGAATCAATTGACATTTTAACAGCAGCTTCCATGAAATTTCTTGTTGGCTAACACTGCGTTCAGGTATGACAAACCCCCAGAGGCAGGAATATACGGAAATTCTCATGCAAGtcacaaaatattttgaggaaataGAGATGTCACAACAAGTGTACTCAGAAGGAGTGCAGATGCACAAATAAAATCTCCTCTCTTCCAGGAGCATAATGGTTTATCCAAGTCTTAAACCTTCATTGGCTAAAGTCTCCTTCTTCTATCAATCACATATGCAAAAGTATCATTCCTAGTGTTATCTAAGACAATATAATCTTTAGAGATATATTATTTATGTAGTTGCACAGATATACACagcattcttttaaaagatgTGGTAAGAAAAAGTCTTTGCCCCAGCTTACTCTTTTTAATGAGcactaaaaggaaaatataaagaacttttatttttatgggtGGTTAGATCTTTAGGGCAGGAGAAATGTTAAGAATTCATAGGAAAAGAGAACATTGAACTCAATAAATCATTCTGTTTTCATCTAAACAAAATGCATCTGGTTTCTGTGAGTCTAAGAGAACGTGACTACAACTGGCCCTATGCAGTGGTGGAGCCACAAATGCCAGAATAGCTACCAACaactcagaaaaaagaaaaaaaaaaaaaaaaagaaaaaaaagaaggaaaaaaagttaattttaaaaggagtttacaggagaggaaaaactgGCTCCTGTTCCCATtaggcagaaagagagaaaaaaatgcagctgatgTAATGAATAAGTAAATTTCTCAATACTCTGCTGACTTAGGTTCTCAGTTTCACAAAGTAGCTCCAGAAACAGTTTCAGACAAAGCCAAAACTGATACCTATATTGTTTTGTTTATAGAAATTACCTAAATACTTTCTATTATAACTTTTCTAACTTAAGCACAGCTAAAAGCTTTCAGGACTTATATGTAACTCTGAGGCTGACTGCTATGTTTcatcacattttaaatacaaatgatGGACAAGACGAAGGTGCCACTTTGAAAGATTTATTGCAGAAAAAACTGACTGAGCTATCATACTGGCCCACAGCAAAGGACCCCAAACTGTATCCTCTtcataaggaactgcagcaattGCCTTGGAGTATATACGAAGCCTTTACTAAGCATAAACACAAGCAATTTCCCGAAGAGAAAATTAATGTATGAGGGGACCCACTTTACAATGCTCTCTGGCTTCGTAATATCCCCTACTAGTCTGAATCTATTCTAGGACTAATAGGCAGTAGTAGTGATCAGAAGCCATAACTAACACAGGCAATCAGTCAATGCATTGGTCCTAATTATGTTGGCATTTTGCATTTTGATAAAATTGGAGTGGTGGCTGGGGGAAAGGTTGGAGGTTTTTACTTTGCTCCAGGTCAGAAACTTGTCACTATACTACCAGGAGAATTGGCCAAACTTGTCTACAAGACCACTTAAGATAAAGCAGCCTATgacatgtatttttgttttgtactgGCACTACCTTCAAGGTTGTTACTTGCCTACGCCTGCTGCCACACACTTCACCCAGCCTTTTATCTGTATCTTACAAAACCATTGTATCTACCCTCCTAACTTATGTCAGAGGAAGGTCCACGTGTTTCCTTTCATACAGGTATCAtaaagcagacaggaaaaaaaccctgatttttctgtttgcaaaggtAGATACTTTGCAATACTTCCAGAAGTACTCAGAAAGCACAGGATAGGAAGAAAAGGCTCAGGACAATATCATCAGAAGGATGTATGAAAATTCACAATTAACAGTCACACATCCTCATTCCACAAAGCTGCTTAAAGTAGATCATCATCCTCCATGAGGAAGGCATTATGCCACCCATATCTAAAATCCAGTACTGTGTCTATTTATTCCTTGCAGAATTAACAAGCCAAAATAGCAAAGATCTGAATGTTCTTAAGAGACAATTTGACCTTTTCCTCCTGACAACACCTAGCACTGTCCAGCAATGCAGTCCCAACTTCCCCCGGAAAGAATGTTTCACGGACACAAACTGACTCTGTGACACAGATTAAACTGAGGTCTCATTTAAATTTCTTTGATTTAAAGCCAACAAAATCTTCAAAACATGTAAACTCCTATTTTATTACATCAATTACAATATTTTGCCACCCACACATATACTTATAAGGGATGCGGAAGCTTGTCAAAACTAGTCAGCCCAGAGAGACTGGAATGAAGATTGAAAAGGACGGGGGggacgcacacacacacagaggaattCAGATTTCTCCAGGCAAAGGAGAGGGGAATAGGTAGCTTTGCACCTATCAATTAAGTCTTGCAGGATCTTGGAAAGTCAGGGTATACAATCCTCCATTAGCCTCAGAAAAGGCCTTGAGGTAGTGATGTTATTTCACAAAATCTCATTAAATCTTGCAAGAATGCAGACTGTCATTACATTTAACAGACAGTAGAGCCAAGCCACTCAAATAAATtccttcagtatttcttcttaaatacaatccaggaaattatttcagacaGTGTTTGTCACACAAACTTGGAATGACCTCATCCTAATTAACTATTTGTAAAGGAAGCCTGCTGTTCAAAGGAAAATCAGCCCTAAAGCTTGTGCTAAGTTCTAAGCTTTGCAACACTTGGGGTTGCTGGGTTTTCAGGGTGTCAGCATTATTAACTGCCCTCAGCAACCACACCCAGTTCAGTTTCAGAGTTAAAATGCAGATCTGGCCAGTGCCACATACAAGAAATACACATTCTTCCTGTGTTAGACATAAGACAACTATTCAATTAAACTAATGATTATTACAGAGAAAAATGCGTAAGTGCCCAAGGAAGGATTTAAATAGCTTTTGCCAAACCTACAATGTTTACACAGCCCTTACTCAGAAGTCAATGGGAGTTGGTGGAGTAAAATATGGCTAattatcagtatttttctttataaatatgcAGTTTAAATCTAAGCATGCCCAAGAGGCTGACCCAGCCCTCATTCCATTCTGATCACTCAAAAAAATCAAGTGAGCACTAGCTGATATGACACAGTCATACTATGAATTGGTCTTGAAAGACATTAAAATCCACCTCCAGGATGGTGAATGTTTCTCTCCACCATTCTGTTCTCCTGATATAAGTTTCTAGAGCTTATTCAGGCAGTCAGTTAAATTACTACCCTtttacagatttaaaacaaaaca contains:
- the LOC143166915 gene encoding protein-glutamine gamma-glutamyltransferase 6-like — its product is MAALKIANVNWQSKLNKAAHHTSDYSSTEAIFRRGQAFNITLNLQTTVQSGDNFTFIASTGPSPAESQQTKAIFNLSEEGASGWNATQEPSEPGCMNFTIFSPANAVIGRYKLKLQIVSGNKVSSILLGQFVLLFNPWCPNDDVYMANEKERQEYVLNDSGIIFQGLEKYIQQEAWNYGQFEEDILNISLAVLDRSLNHRQDPAVDVSNRNNPIYVSRVISAMVNSNDEKGVVEGKWNGKYYSGTNPLQWSGSVTILRKWYRGRYKPVRYGQCWVFAGVMCTVLRSLGIPTRVITNFNSAHDRNINLSIDKYVDISGKTLHLTEDSVWNFHVWNESWFIRRDLGSFYDGWQVLDATPQERSKGIYQCGPASTRAIKEGDVNLDYDSSFVFAAVNADYVTWICYSNKRKERIYSDTRKIGKFISTKAVGTNSRVDVTANYKYPEGSLKERQVYKKALKLLRVRSTGKTTKITRPRRRSSAAWRQNMTQPAQKPSISGKLILDASPIIGQDILLTLALRNLISDFKTIKVKLRASAILYTRKPKAEILQLSRSIKLGSEEVKEISFKISYSQYKNSLMDDRKILVTAVCDTKQEASLLVEKDIVLQDPFLTIKVLGPTVVYKAVNVQVTFTNPLSEVVTDCVLRAEGSGLLKEQLRINVARMAPMESSTVQFEIIPYKSGTRQLQVDLVCIHFSDIKGFVMLDVAPAQ